From a single Aquarana catesbeiana isolate 2022-GZ linkage group LG09, ASM4218655v1, whole genome shotgun sequence genomic region:
- the LOC141107136 gene encoding olfactory receptor 1L6-like, whose amino-acid sequence MEPTQNKTIYGFILLGFSDVPHLFLPLFSFFLVVYVLCIAGNSFMIVLIVSQPQLHTTMYTLMGNLAFVDVCFTSTIIPRSLYSLLSRVTHISIHGCFAQLFLFIAVASMEGYLLTIMALDRYCAVCLPLRYLIIMNSRTCICLMAFCWIIVFLQSTFYTVLISSQTFCSWVIHHYFCDVPVLMKLACLEISEALQIVNYAIVSLIIVGPVLIILWSYVLIIRAVLAIQTSQGRRKTFSTCSSHLTMVILLYSTSLFMYFRPMSIYSPTYDRVISIVSCIINPTLNPFIYSLRNKDVKSAVIRSLK is encoded by the coding sequence ATGGAGCCTACTCAAAATAAGACTATTTATGGCTTTATCCTGTTGGGTTTCTCTGATGTGCCTCATCTATTCCTacccctcttctcctttttcttggTTGTGTATGTCCTCTGCATTGCAGGTAACTCATTCATGATTGTGCTTATTGTATCACAGCCCCAACTTCACACAACAATGTACACCTTGATGGGGAACCTTGCCTTTGTGGATGTGTGTTTTACCTCTACAATCATCCCTAGGTCCTTGTATAGCCTTCTGTCCAGAGTGACCCATATCTCCATCCATGGCTGCTTCGCACAACTCTTTCTGTTTATCGCAGTGGCCAGCATGGAGGGTTATTTGTTGACCATCATGGCCTTGGACCGATATTGTGCAGTGTGTTTACCCCTTCGTTACCTGATAATTATGAACAGTAGGACTTGTATCTGTCTGATGGCTTTCTGTTGGATCATTGTCTTTCTCCAGTCTACATTCTACACTGTTTTGATTTCTTCTCAGACATTCTGTAGTTGGGTTATCCATCATTACTTCTGTGATGTCCCTGTACTAATGAAGTTGGCTTGCTTAGAAATCTCAGAAGCTTTACAAATCGTTAACTATGCCATAGTTTCCCTCATCATCGTTGGCCCAGTGCTCATCATCCTTTGGTCATATGTACTCATTATCAGAGCAGTGTTAGCTATACAGACATCCCAAGGAAGGAGAAAGACCTTCTCCACCTGCTCATCTCACCTCACAATGGTCATCCTCCTCTACAGCACAAGCTTATTTATGTACTTCCGGCCAATGTCCATTTACTCCCCGACCTATGATCGGGTCATCAGCATAGTGTCCTGCATCATTAACCCAACGCTCAACCCCTTTATTTACAGCCTGAGAAACAAGGATGTGAAAAGCGCTGTAATAAGaagtctaaaataa